Proteins from one Nerophis lumbriciformis linkage group LG16, RoL_Nlum_v2.1, whole genome shotgun sequence genomic window:
- the LOC133617176 gene encoding essential MCU regulator, mitochondrial-like — translation MAASVLRLSLRHIARNYGLPGRNSASKTSYLNGTTPTRSAVSTSSGAILPRPDKTPFGLIRMTVVVVPFLYVGTLISKNFAALLEEHDIFVPEDDDDDD, via the exons ATGGCGGCGAGTGTTTTACGGCTCTCCCTGAGACATATCGCCAGGAATTATGGCTTACCGGGCCGTAACAGCGCTTCGAAAACGTCATATCTGAACGGTACGACGCCAACTCGCAGTGCGGTTTCGACGTCGTCGGGTGCTATCCTGCCCAGACCGGATAAA ACACCATTCGGTCTGATCCGCATGACGGTGGTGGTGGTGCCTTTCCTCTACGTGGGAACTCTGATCAGCAAGAACTTTGCAGCCCTCCTGGAGGAGCACGACATCTTCGTCcccgaagacgacgacgacgacgactga